TTTGACAGGTGGTGCATAAAGTGTTCAGATTTCAAAATACACAGCATATTTTTGAGATCGGAGGCATTCCGTTTGGTGGCCAGCCCGGGATAAGGAGGACCGTAATGATCGGTTCCCTATTCTATCCAGGTCACAGCATCGTTGAAGATCGCGCGCACGGAAAAGTCGATGTTGATCGGTTAGAGGAAATAATCAATGGCCTCGAAGATACGATTGATGAGACAAAAACACCAGCAGCTCTCATGATCTACGGGGAAACGGCTGAATCGATCGTTTCGTATCTTAACATTATTTCAGATCGCTCCAGTTTGCCACTTTTCATCGACTCACCAAGCCCGGAAGTCAAATTGGCAGGTGCAAAGAGCGCTACTGAAATGGGTCTTGCTGAAAGACTAGTCTACAATACCCTAAGCGTTGGAACTTCGAAACAAGAATTTGAAATGGTGAGCCAGATAGGTATCAAAGCGGCAGTGCTTCTCGCGTTCAACCCGCGCAACTTCGGTGTCAAGGGTAAGATTTACCTATTGGAAAATGGCGATG
This genomic stretch from Methanomassiliicoccales archaeon harbors:
- the mtrH gene encoding tetrahydromethanopterin S-methyltransferase subunit H, yielding MFRFQNTQHIFEIGGIPFGGQPGIRRTVMIGSLFYPGHSIVEDRAHGKVDVDRLEEIINGLEDTIDETKTPAALMIYGETAESIVSYLNIISDRSSLPLFIDSPSPEVKLAGAKSATEMGLAERLVYNTLSVGTSKQEFEMVSQIGIKAAVLLAFNPRNFGVKGKIYLLENGDGMLEDGLIELARRHGIEKPLIDVAVMSMDQSAGSALRALIVSKAKWGIPTGCALHNVVESWSMLVRLKEKDARIYRHVDIASAAIPIMASADFVMYGPIEYARTVFPIAALADELVRQATSDI